A stretch of DNA from Pseudomonas sp. HN11:
TGCTGGCTGTGGATGGCGGCGATACGGTGACATTAACCTGAGGTTTGCGACGCCTGGGCGAAATTCTGAATCAAGACTGAGATAGACTGGTCTATATCAGAATGTTACGGTTTTCGCCCATTTCCGCTGCCCGAGCCTGGAGTTCCGAGTTGTCCGTATCGAAAAAGCAGCATGTCGTCGACACTGCTACCAACCTGTTTTCCCAGTACGGTTTTCACCCCGTGGGCGTCGACTGGATCATTGAAGCCTCTGGCGTCGCCAGGATGACGATGTACCGTAATTTCGCGGGTAAAGAGGACTTGGTCAAAACCGTGCTGTTACAGCGCTCGGATCATCTGCTCAAGCAACTGAAGACGCGTATGGACGAAAAACCCAGTCTGGAAGAGAAGATCATTTCGATCTTTGATTGGCGAGGTCAGTGGTTCTGCTCGACCAGCTTCGCAGGCTGCTTGTTCGGTCGAGCGGTGGCCGAATTCCCGGAACGCTCGGATATCCGTGAGATTGCCCTCGATTACAAGCGCAAGCTTCATGGACTTGTAGAAAATGAAATCATCCGTCACTACCCACAAGAGACCGCTACGACACTCGCGACCTACATCATTATGCTGCTGGACGGCGCGACGGTGAGCGCTCAGGCGTTCAGTGGACGTCACTTTGCGAGTGATGCATGCGATGCGGCGTTAATGTTGCTTCGATTCAATGTAGGCAAGCAAATTCGCTGAGCGGCTCATTGGCGCTCGAGTGGACTCCGGCTGTCGATCACCTTGTAGATCAGATCGCGTTTGCTGCGCGGTAACTTCTTGACCACGCTATTGGCCGAAGCCCTGACGGCTTCGTTACCGTCCTAGAGCCCAGTCAAAATGTTTTCGGCGCCCCTGAAAGTCTTTGAGCAACCGACATCACCTTCACAAATAATACTGGCACCCACAACACGCCTAGTACTGTTGCCGCGAGCATTCCGCCGACAACCCCGGTTCCGATCGCTTGCTGGCTGGCAGCACCCGGCCCGGTGGCGAGCGCCAGGGGCACCACGCCCAGGATAAATGCCGCTGACGTCATGATGATCGGGCGAAAGCGCAGGCGTGCGGCCTGGATCGCTGCATCTGCAAGGCTCGCACCTTGGGCATGCAGCGCTTTGGCAAACTCGACAATCAGGATCGCGTTCTTCGCCGACAGGCCAATGATCGTGATCAAGCCCACCTTGAAATAGACGTCATTGGGCATGTCCATGACGGTGACGGCAGCCACTGAACCCAGCACGCCAACCGGCACGATCAACAGCACGGCAAACGGTATCGCCCAACTTTCATACAAGGCCACGAGTACCAGCAGGATCGTCAACAGTGATAGACCGATCAACAGCGGTACCTGGGCACTGGATTGTTGCTCCTGCAAAGACAACCCGGCCCATTCCAGGCTGAAACCGGCCGGCAGTTGCGTAGCGATGTCCTGCAATGCCTGCATCGCCTGGCCGGTGCTGTAGCCGGCCGCGGCGTCACCGGTAAAGCGCAGCGATTGTGCGCCGTTGTAACGCACGATCTGCAACGGGCCGACTTGCCACTCGAAACGGCTGAAGGCCTCCAGCGGCACCAGTGTATTCTGCCGATTGGGCACTTGCAGGCGCAGCAGCGCTTCGGGTGTCTGGCGGCGGCTGCCGTCGGCCTGGACGATCACGCGCTGCATGCGCCCCTGGTTGGCGAATTCGTTGATTTGCTGTGAGCCCAGGGCCGCCGATAACGCGGCGCTGACCACATCGAAACTCACACCAAGGGCCTCGGCTTTTTCCCGATCGATGTCGATTTTGATCTGCGGTGCGTCCGCCAGGCCTTCATCGCGCAGGCTGCCGATCACCGGGGACGCCTTGGCCGCGGCGAGCAGTTGCGCGCGGGCGCCCAGCAACTCGCCGTGAGGGTGGCCGGTCAGGTCTTGCAGGCGCAGTTCAAAACCGGCGGACGTGCCAAGGCCATCGACCGCCGGCGGCACGGTGCTGAACACGGTGCCGTCGCTGACATCTTCAAAGGTCTGGGTCGCGCGCTGTGCCACGGCGCGGCTGGCCTGCTCCGAGCCGCGAACCGACCAGTCCTTGAGGCTGATATACGATAAAGCGGCATTGGCCCCCTCGCCCGAAAAGCTGAAGCCCAGGATACTGAGCACCTGGTGGGTGGCCGGTTGTGCCAGGGCGTATTGCTCCCAGGCGTTCACCGTCACCTCGGTGCGCGCTGCGGAGGCCGCTGGCGGCAGTTGGATATCGGTGACGGTGTAGCCCTGGTCCTCACTGGGAATAAAGGAGGATGGCAAGCGGTGATAGGAAAACACCAGCACCGCCAGCAATAACAGGTACAGGCAAACACTGCGAGTGCCCCGCCGCACCCAGGCGCCGACAACGCGCTCATAGTGTGCGGTCAACTTATCAAAATGGCGGTTGAACCCAGGCTCCCGCCGTGTCGGATCCAGAGGCGTTAGTAATGCCGCACACAGCGCCGGCGTCAGGGTCAGCGCGAGGAACCCGGAGAACAGAATCGATACCGACAACACCAAGGCGAACTGCTGGTAGATCACGCCCACCGAACCGCCCATGAAGGCCAGCGGCAAAAACACCGTTGCCAGCACCAGTGTAATGCCGACAATCGCGCCGCTGATCTGACGCATGGCCTTGCGGGTCGCGTCCTTGGGCGACAGGCGCTCCTGGTTGATCAAACGCTCGACACTTTCCACCACGACAATGGCGTCATCCACCAGCATGCCGATGGCCAGGACCATGCCGAACAGGGTCATCATATTGATGGAAAACCCCAACACCCCCATCACTGCCAGTGTGCCCGACAGGCACACCGGCACAACCACTGCCGGGATCAGGGTATAGCGCAGCTTCTGCAAAAACAGCCACATCACCAGGAATACCAGGACCATGGCTTCGATCAAAGTGTAGACGACCTGCTTGATCGCGGCCTGGACAAAGGGTGCCGTATCGTACGGCACGCTCAAGCGCATATTGCCCGGCAAGGTGCTCGACAGATGCTCCAGACGCGCCTTGACCGCCTGTGCGGTCTGCAACGCATTGCCACCCGGCGCAAGTTGCACCGACATGGCGGCCACGGGCCTGCCGTTGAGGCGCGCATCGAAGCGGTAGTCCTGGCGTCCCAGTTCCACCCGCGCCACATCGTGAATCCGCACACTGGCGCCATCATCATTGGCGCGCAGGACAATATTGCCGAACGCGCCCACCGACTCCAACTGGCCCTGAACCATGACGGTAGCGGTTATCTGCTGGTCCACCGGGCCCGGGCGGTCACCCATGCTACCGGCCGGTACCTGCACGTTCTGCGCCGCGATGGCTTTGCTCACGTCCGCCATCGACAGGCCATAACCCACCAGCTTCGCCGGGTCGACCCAAATGCGCATGGCGCGTTCGGCGGTATACATCTCCACGCGACCGACCCCGTCCACACGACGAATTTCATTGTTCACCGCGCGGGCCGCAAAGTCGGCCAGGCCGACCGAATCCTGCTGCTCGTCGGTGTACGACAGGGCATAGATCATCAGGAAGTTCGCGCGTACCTGCTCGACTTTCAACCCCTGCTCGATCACCGTCTGGGGCAAACGCCCCACCACCCGTTGCAGGCGGTTTTGCACGTCGATCTGCGCGCGATCCGGGTCAGTGCCCGGCTTGAAGGTGACGGTCGTATCTGCACTGCCATTGGCACTGGTGGACTCGTAGTAGAGCAAGTCCGGCAAGCCGTTGAGCTCCTCTTCCAGCAGGCTGGTGACGTTGAGGTTGATGATCTGTGCCGACGCGCCGGGGTAGCTGGCACTCACGCTGATTTGCGGCGGCGCAACGTCGGGGTACTGGCTGACCGGCAAGCGGCCGAGCGTCAATGCGCCAGCCAATACGATAAACAGCGCGATGACCCAGGCGAAATTCGGACGCTCAATGAAGAAGTCGGCCATTTCAGTCTGTGGCCCGTCGTGCAGCCAGGGTTTCGACATGGACCTTGCTACCGGCGCTGAGCTTGTCGGCCCGTTCCACCACCACCCGCTCACCCGCCTTCAAGCCTTGGATGATCTGCCAGTCGGGGCCGAGCATCGCGCCGGTGCTGACGATGCGCTCCCGAATCACGCCTTGGGCGTCGACCAGCATCAGCCGAGCTTGTCCGTCGGTGCCACGCTGCAACGCCTGCTGCGGCACGAACAACGCCTGTGGGTCGACCCCAGCCGGCGCCACCACCCTTACGTACATACCGGGCAGCAGCACGTTATCGGGGTTGGGAAACTCACCGCGCAAGGTCACCTGGCCGGTGCTGCGGTCTACGGAAATATCGGAGAACAGCAGCTTGCCCACGAGAGTCTGCGCCGGTGTGCCAACCTGCAACGAGACCTGGGGCGCACCCTCCCCAGGCAACACCAGGCGGCCGTTGGCCACCGCTTGGCGCAACGCCACGACCTGTTCGGCGGGCTGGGTGAAATCAGCGTAGATCGGGTCCAGTTGCTGAATCCGTGCCATCTGTGTGGCCTCGTCCTGGCCGACCAGCGCGCCCTCACTGACCAGCGCACGGCCTATGCGACCGCTGATCGACGCACGCACCTGGCAGTAATCCAGATTGAGTTGTGCGGTGGCCCGGTCAGCTTCTGCGGCCAGACGGTCGGCCTTGGCGCGCTTGAGGTCGGCCATCGCGTCATCAAATAACTGCGGGCTGACCGCATTGATCTCGACCAATTGCTTGTAGCGCTGCACATGCGCGTTGGCGCGATAGACGTCCGCCTCGGCCCTGGCCAGATCACCTTCGACCCGCATCAGTTTGGCCTTGAGCGGTGCCGGGTCGATGCTGAATAGCAACTGACCGGCCTTGACGTCACTGCCTTCGACAAAATGCCGCGCCAGCACCACCCCGGCAACCCGCGCGCGCACTTCTGCGACGCGCACCGGCTCGATGCGGCCCGGCAGCTCGGCAGTCATGGCAAAGGCGCGGGGTTGTACGGTCAGGGTCTTGACTTGCGCCGGCAGCGTCCTGGACGCCACGGGCGGCGGCGCAGGGTCGCAGCCGCCAAGGGCCAGCGCAGCAAACAGCAGTGTCGATACAGCCTTGTGCATGTGTCGTCCTTACGCTGAAAAATGCGCACTTCCATGCCATTGGCAGGCACCGGGCATCGCTCGATCAGGGCTGCGTGGCGATCGAGTGGGCGGCCTGGAACAGGATCTGCGCAACAAAATCAATTTCCTGCTCGGTAATGATCAGCGGCGGCAGGAAGCGCACCGTTGCTCCGTGACGCCCACCCAGCTCGACGATCAACCCATGTTTGAGGCACGCCTGCTGGAAAGCCTTGGCCCGCGCACTGTCCACCGGCGGATGCCCTTGTACATCAGGCTCCCCGCACGGGTCGACGATTTCCATGCCGAGCATCAGGCCACGGCCGCGAACATCACCGACCCAGGCGAATTCACTTTGCAGCGCCTGCAACTGCTTGCGCAAGTGCGCGCCGACCGTCTCGGCGTGGGCCACCAGGTCATTGTCGCGGATGAAGCGCAAGGTCGCCGTACCGGCCGCCATAGCCAATTGATTGCCTCGGAAAGTGCCGGCATGCGCACCGGGTTGCCAGACATCCAGCGCGTCGTTATAGACCATGACCGACAACGGCAGGCCACCACCGATGGCCTTGGACAGGGTGATGACGTCCGGGGTGATACCCGATTGCTCGAAACCGAACATACGGCCGCTGCGGGCAATGCCGCATTGGATTTCGTCGACGATCAGCGGGATACCGTGGGCACGGGTCAAGCGTCGCAGTTCCTGGAGCCAGCGGTCCGGCGCGGCGATCACACCGCCCTCGCCCTGGATCGGCTCCAGGATCATCGCAGCCGGCAATGTCACACCGCTTTCCGGGTCGTTGAGCAGATGTTCCAGGTAGCGCACGTTGAGGGTTACACCTTGATCGCCGGCAACACCAAACGGGCAGCGGTAATCATGCGGGTACGGCAGGCGTTGCACGCCCGGCATCAAGGCGCCGAGGGCATTTTTTGGTGACAGGTTGCCGCTGATGGCCAAGGTGCCCAGGGTCATGCCGTGATAAGCACCTTCGAACGCCAGCACCGAATGACGACCGGTTGCGGTGCGAGTCAGTTTGAGTGCGGCTTCCACGGCATCCGCACCGCTGGGGCCGCAAAACTGGATACGCGCGTTGCGCGCGAAGTCTGCCGGCAGGCAGCCGAAGACTTCCTGGACGAAGGCATCCTTGACCGGCGTCATCAGGTCCAGGGTATGCATGGGCACACCGGCCGCCATCACGTGCGTGATCGCCTCGATGACCACGGGGTGGTTATGGCCCAGCGCGAGGGTTCCTGCGCCAGCCAGGCAATCGACGAATACTTGCCCGCGACTGTCCTGTACGTAGATTCCATAGGCGCGTTCAAGCACCAGGGGGATGCGTCGTGGGTAGCTGCGGGCGTTTGATTCCTGCTGTTGCTGGCGCTCGAGCATCGGCGTCAGGTCCAGGCAATAAGGGTGGGACAGGCCGGTATGCGCCAGGCGTAGCTGTGGCGCACCACCGTGCGTGGCATTCGAAAAAGCGCTCATGAGATCCTCCATGGAGGCTGGGTGTGGAAGCAAGTGGGACTGCCTGGGCACAAGCGCGCCAGGCAGCAAACAGCTTGAAACCAGACGCTGGGAATGCGTATCCCTGCGCCCATCGACTTACATGTCGTAACGCAATACCAGACCGAATGTGCGCGGGGCGCCCACATCGATGATGTCGCCAATGCGGTTGCTGGTGACGTATTCCTTGCCGAAGGCGTTTTTCAGGTA
This window harbors:
- a CDS encoding efflux RND transporter periplasmic adaptor subunit; the protein is MHKAVSTLLFAALALGGCDPAPPPVASRTLPAQVKTLTVQPRAFAMTAELPGRIEPVRVAEVRARVAGVVLARHFVEGSDVKAGQLLFSIDPAPLKAKLMRVEGDLARAEADVYRANAHVQRYKQLVEINAVSPQLFDDAMADLKRAKADRLAAEADRATAQLNLDYCQVRASISGRIGRALVSEGALVGQDEATQMARIQQLDPIYADFTQPAEQVVALRQAVANGRLVLPGEGAPQVSLQVGTPAQTLVGKLLFSDISVDRSTGQVTLRGEFPNPDNVLLPGMYVRVVAPAGVDPQALFVPQQALQRGTDGQARLMLVDAQGVIRERIVSTGAMLGPDWQIIQGLKAGERVVVERADKLSAGSKVHVETLAARRATD
- a CDS encoding multidrug efflux RND transporter permease subunit is translated as MADFFIERPNFAWVIALFIVLAGALTLGRLPVSQYPDVAPPQISVSASYPGASAQIINLNVTSLLEEELNGLPDLLYYESTSANGSADTTVTFKPGTDPDRAQIDVQNRLQRVVGRLPQTVIEQGLKVEQVRANFLMIYALSYTDEQQDSVGLADFAARAVNNEIRRVDGVGRVEMYTAERAMRIWVDPAKLVGYGLSMADVSKAIAAQNVQVPAGSMGDRPGPVDQQITATVMVQGQLESVGAFGNIVLRANDDGASVRIHDVARVELGRQDYRFDARLNGRPVAAMSVQLAPGGNALQTAQAVKARLEHLSSTLPGNMRLSVPYDTAPFVQAAIKQVVYTLIEAMVLVFLVMWLFLQKLRYTLIPAVVVPVCLSGTLAVMGVLGFSINMMTLFGMVLAIGMLVDDAIVVVESVERLINQERLSPKDATRKAMRQISGAIVGITLVLATVFLPLAFMGGSVGVIYQQFALVLSVSILFSGFLALTLTPALCAALLTPLDPTRREPGFNRHFDKLTAHYERVVGAWVRRGTRSVCLYLLLLAVLVFSYHRLPSSFIPSEDQGYTVTDIQLPPAASAARTEVTVNAWEQYALAQPATHQVLSILGFSFSGEGANAALSYISLKDWSVRGSEQASRAVAQRATQTFEDVSDGTVFSTVPPAVDGLGTSAGFELRLQDLTGHPHGELLGARAQLLAAAKASPVIGSLRDEGLADAPQIKIDIDREKAEALGVSFDVVSAALSAALGSQQINEFANQGRMQRVIVQADGSRRQTPEALLRLQVPNRQNTLVPLEAFSRFEWQVGPLQIVRYNGAQSLRFTGDAAAGYSTGQAMQALQDIATQLPAGFSLEWAGLSLQEQQSSAQVPLLIGLSLLTILLVLVALYESWAIPFAVLLIVPVGVLGSVAAVTVMDMPNDVYFKVGLITIIGLSAKNAILIVEFAKALHAQGASLADAAIQAARLRFRPIIMTSAAFILGVVPLALATGPGAASQQAIGTGVVGGMLAATVLGVLWVPVLFVKVMSVAQRLSGAPKTF
- a CDS encoding diaminobutyrate--2-oxoglutarate transaminase; the encoded protein is MSAFSNATHGGAPQLRLAHTGLSHPYCLDLTPMLERQQQQESNARSYPRRIPLVLERAYGIYVQDSRGQVFVDCLAGAGTLALGHNHPVVIEAITHVMAAGVPMHTLDLMTPVKDAFVQEVFGCLPADFARNARIQFCGPSGADAVEAALKLTRTATGRHSVLAFEGAYHGMTLGTLAISGNLSPKNALGALMPGVQRLPYPHDYRCPFGVAGDQGVTLNVRYLEHLLNDPESGVTLPAAMILEPIQGEGGVIAAPDRWLQELRRLTRAHGIPLIVDEIQCGIARSGRMFGFEQSGITPDVITLSKAIGGGLPLSVMVYNDALDVWQPGAHAGTFRGNQLAMAAGTATLRFIRDNDLVAHAETVGAHLRKQLQALQSEFAWVGDVRGRGLMLGMEIVDPCGEPDVQGHPPVDSARAKAFQQACLKHGLIVELGGRHGATVRFLPPLIITEQEIDFVAQILFQAAHSIATQP
- a CDS encoding TetR/AcrR family transcriptional regulator codes for the protein MSVSKKQHVVDTATNLFSQYGFHPVGVDWIIEASGVARMTMYRNFAGKEDLVKTVLLQRSDHLLKQLKTRMDEKPSLEEKIISIFDWRGQWFCSTSFAGCLFGRAVAEFPERSDIREIALDYKRKLHGLVENEIIRHYPQETATTLATYIIMLLDGATVSAQAFSGRHFASDACDAALMLLRFNVGKQIR